Below is a window of Candidatus Hydrogenedens sp. DNA.
TCATGGCACCTATAATTGTTGCCGCAGACCTCGACACACCCGGTATCATTGCAATGCACTGGAATAAACCTACTCCAAGACAAAATAAGACTGTTAATTCTGTTACTTGATTATAACCTTTGCCTCCGATTTGTAATTTTTCAATCCCTATTAAAATAATCCCCCCTATAATAAGGGATATAAGCACTGTTGTTGTATTGAAAAGATAATAATCAATAATATCATCTAATAAAAAGCCAAGAATTCCCGCAGGTATGAATGCAATCCCTATTTTAACCCAGAGAAAAAACCAATTTTTCATCTCATCTGTGTTATTAAGTGGAGGCAGCAATGTTTTATAAAAATAGAGTAATACCGCTAATATAGCGGGAAATTGAATAACGACAAGAAAGGTATCCTGAAAAGTTTTATCTCCTTGCAAAGGGAACCAGTTCTCTGCGAGTATCAAATGTCCTGTACTACTGATGGGCAAAAATTCGGTTATCCCTTCAATAATTGCAAGAAATGAGGCATTGATAACATCCTGTATCATAATAGTTTTTCATCCTCTTATCTTATTTACTTCCTGCTAAAATTATTTCTACTTCCTTAGGTGCTTTAAATTGCGTTTTTATCTTCCCTTCTTTATCTTTTTCATGTCGAAGCGAAACAAGTCCAAAAGGTGTGGGCATGGCTCCCTCTGCATAATCCAAAGTATCCCCCAGATAAGGCACTATCCGTATTTTTTTACATGACGGAGCGATAGGTTGAATTCCAAGAATATATTGAATTAACCACGCTGTCGGTCCAGAAGCCCATCCATGACAAAGACTGTGTCTTAATCCTATATAGCAATGTTCCCCAAAATCTTTATGTATGCTCTTTTTACCCTGTGGGACAACCTCATGTATTGGCACGACATCTCCTTCTAACCAGCGAACATCAAAATGTTCCCAGAAAGTTGTTGCACCCATATTTAGCATTGGTCCCCAATAATTACGAATCAAGTCTAATCCTCCGGCTAAATCCCCTGCCATTGCCTTTGCCTGCAACACATAAAAACCGTAGAAAGTAGACAATCCTGACAAGGGGTCTTTCTTAAAACATTCTTCATTCACCCGAACAGGATTTTCCAATCCAGCAATAACCCCTAACGCCCGAGATTGTTTGACCTGATGTTCCGGGGCTCGATATTTTTTCATTTGTTCTCTTATTTTCGAACATTGTACAACCAAATCAGTTTCGTTCAGTTCTCGTAACAAATTCTCCGCACAAGTAAACGCCCAATATAGCAAAGATTGCAATCCAGAATGAATAGCATCTTTATTTTCCGCTGTACTCCAATCCAAAAACCTTGCTTCTGGTAAAATCTCCTTACCATTTTCATCAACGCATTTTAGCATTTGTTGGACCAAACCTTTTAAATAGCCTCTCTGCTGTTCCATATATTCTTTTCTTGAAAACATAAAATACCAGTATTCCTGAATAATCACCCACCATAGCGAATAAGAACTAATACCATTCATCCAACCGGGCAGAGGTGTATTATCGCGGACGAAATCTAAACTTTTCTCAATAGTAGCGTTATACCCGAAAAGATAACTTAATACGACTGTCTCCACATGCATATCACCAATCCATACTAATCGGTCTCTTTTTATCCCATCCCATAAATAATCCTGTAAACACAAATGAACAGTATAAGCACCTGTTTTCCATATCTTGTTCAGGAACTCATCACTCGAATTAAAACTCCCTAAATATTCCAAATCTTGAATTAATACAATGGCTTTAATACCTGTGCAAAGCCATTCTGTTTTTGGTTTAATCATCTCTATCCGCACGAAACGGAACCCTGTCGTTCCTACTTCATTATATCCATACCAGGGGAGTAAAACCGTGCCGTTATGAATAGCATGGTCTTGGTCTGGCTCTCCCATTGCTTCAACTACAGACTCACCAAAAGTAATTTTCAAAGGCAATGGGGTTTTATCTCTGACCATTCCCTGACCCAATTGAATTCCTCCATGAATTTCTCTGCCAAAATCTAATACAAATGCTGGAGGCTCATCTCCCTCATATTTAATAGATACAGTTTTCTGGGGGTTGGAAAGCAATCCCTCCAAATCAATATTTTGCAGGGACTCGCTCTTCCATACTACACGAACAGGAAATAAGTTAAACCGAGAACGAACATCTTTTTCCTTTAAAAAATCCAGCATACAAAACTCCTTCGTTGTAATAATATTTATTAAAACAAAAACCCACCTTCTTATATGAAAGAAACAATCCAATTATAAATTAACACATTATTAGAACAGAAATGAAACTAACATCCCTAATATATCCGCAGGATATTTGCTTGGCCAACGAAGGAATTCTACATGCCCATCCATATACAAACAATTCCCTCCACCTGGCACATGGTTAAAGGTTGAAGCACCTCCATAAACCGCAATTTCATCCCACATAACAGGAATTTCACTCGCTGCTTTTGAGGATGCCGCAGGATTATTAATATCTGTTATTAAAAATCGCTCTATACCCATTCTTAATCGCGGAACAGGACCTAAGTCCTTTAATTTTGCATCTATCCTCTCTTGAAGAGGAACACCTGAATCATAAATCTTATATGCTTGTAAAACAATATCTGTCTTGACATATTGTAAGGCGGTTGTTAAAGGGTCGTTTAAATTTATCTGGCTTATATCCGTTGGAACTTGCACACCAGGAATTAAAACCACATCGGGATGAAGTGCCCAACCAAAATAATAATAACTTCCTCTCGCTAATCTACAAGGTTCAACAGGTTGTTCGAGATTATTATCCTTGTGAAAGGCTTTGCGAACATTTTCTGCATCAGAATCAGATGGACATACCAGGATATTTACATCTGTTAAATATTCAGGATAAAGCAAAGCACCATCAAATGTGGCATCTCTTGCAAAACTTCCATCACAATTGAACAATTTCATATATGGGAACATTTCTCCCTTTGCCTCATTAGCATACATATTAAAAATAACACCCATCTGTTTAAGGTTATTTTGACAGGAAGACCGTCTTGCCGCCTCGCGAGCCCTTGCCAAAGCTGGAAGTAAAATCGCTGCAAGAATCCCAATAATAGCGATAACCACCAACAGTTCAATAAGAGTAAAACCTTTGAATGAGATTTTATGTTCCATACCAAAATCCCCTTTTATTTCTGTTTATTTAATTGTATAGAGCAAAAACAAGTCTTTTTTAAGACTATCATGTTTTTTATTTTTTTAAAATTTTTTTATTATCTTTAACTCAATGGTTTAATACGGATATTTCGATACCACACTTCTCCCCCATGGTCTTGTAATAATAAGTATCCTTCTTTCGGTAATGATGCGTATGCCACCGGGAATTTTCCTAATGGCGTGGTCATCTTATCCAAAAAAGTATGAACAATCAGCCAGCCATTCATTACAACCTTTACTTCAGACCCTTGAAGGGTAATATCATAAGAATTCCATTGCCCCACAGGAAAAGACATATTATACATAGGCGTGGTAATATCATAAATAGCCCCGCAACTGTTTTTATTCGGCGGTTTTCCATAATCTTCAAGAACCTGTATTTCAAATCCACGATACACAGGGTCATTGATTTGCGAACGCAGAAAAACCCCACTATTGGCTCTTTTGGTAAGTTTAAATTCCAGATGTAATTGAAAATCAGAAAAAGTTCTTTGAGAAAAACCGACATATCTTAGGGGATACCATGTCTTTCCAAATATATGTAAGACACCATCATCTTGAATTTCAAAAATATTCATATCATCTGTAACATTTTTCCAATAACCTCTATTTTCTGGGGATAGCAAATCAATCCAACCCTCTTCATCAGGCACTTTTGTTATTTCCCCAATCGGTATAGGTTTTCTTAAAATTTTATCCGCCCAATAAAAAAAATTTACACCTATATAAATTCCAAGAACCAACACAATCAACATTAATAAAAAAATTTTTTTCTTTCCCATAGTAAAATCTTCTATAAAAAAATTCGTTAAAAATATTTTTTTGTCGCAATAAAACTTGCATAAAGGCTATGATTAATGATTAAATACATTTTACAAAAGGATTTAGAAAAAAACAACCTTGAATAAAGGAGTTCAACCCATGGAACCAGAAAAAGAAGCTCAGGCAAACACACTAACGAAGAGAGACCTTGTGAATCAAATATCCGAGGATTTAGGGTTCACCCAAAGCGATGTCGCTAAAACAATTGAAAAGGCACTGGAAATTATCACCCGGAAATTAGGAGAAGGGAAGCGTTGGGAAATACGCAATTTTGGCGTATTTGAGGTAAAAAAGAGAGCCCCTCGCAAAGGAAGAAACCCGAAAACGGGTGTTGTTGTAGATGTCCCTCATAGATATGTTGTCACATTTAAAGCGGGTAAAGAACTAAAAAAACTTCTGTCTGACTTATCCAGTAACATCCAAGGAACTTCTTCAGAATCACAATAGTTTTTTATTGCTAAATTTCTAATAAATAATAAAAAAACTAATATTTATTTGTTACGATGAGAATTTTATCTGCCGATACAAGCACAGATGTAAATACCGTTGCTGTATTATCTGATAATGAGTTATTGGGTGAAATATCTATTAATGCAGGAAAACGACATTCGGAACGACTCGTTCCATTAATAGATACCTTACTTACCGAAGTTCAATTATCTATTGATGACATTCATTTATTAGCCATTTCAATAGGTCCCGGCTCGTTTACAGGTTTACGGGTTGGATTATCTACATGGAAAGGGATTGCTCTCGCAAAAGGATTACCTCTTATCGGCGTTCCTTCCTTAGACGCAATGACTCTGTTAGCACCTTTTTATAACACTGTTGTATGCCCTATTCTTGATGCTCGAATGAAGGAAATTTTTGCGGGAATTTACAGGTTTGAAGGAAGCCAGCGTAAAACAATTTGTGAAAATTTTTTAGGAAGTATTCATAACTTTATCAAATTATTAAAAGAATGTAAAAACACTGAAACTATTATCTTTTTAGGGGAAGGTGCCTCGTTATATCAGCAAATCCTGGCAGAAAACTTTCCTCAATCAAAATTTGGGGAATGTTGGTGGAGCCATCCTCGTGCTTCTGCTGTAGGAATAGAAGCCTTATCTTTGTGGCAAAAAGGCTATAAAAAGGAAGTTGATGAGATTCTTCCTATCTATTTGCGTTTATCTCAACCGGAAGAAAAAAGGAAAAAATGTCTGAACCCTATGACATAATAATTAGCCCTCAAAATGTCGAAATCAATGTCTTCTTACTGGAAGAAGAACATGTTGACCGCGTCCATGCAATGGAAGTGGAATCTTATCCCGATGCATGGTCAAGGGAATTATTTTTACCGGAAATTAATAATAGAGCAGGTAAATTTTTTGTTTTTTTTATTGAGGATTCCCTCATAGGTTATGCGGGTTATTGGTTAGGAGGCGAAGAAGCACATATAACCAAATTTACAGTCGCCCCTGCATATCGGAGGCAAGGATTAGGCACATTCTTTATGAATTACCTCTTTGAACAGGTCAGAAAAGAGGGGGCACAACGAATTATATTGGAAGTGCGAGAAATGAATTATCCTGCACGCTCCCTTTATGAGAAAATGGGTTTTCATACAATAGGCATACGCATAGGTTACTATGCAAGGACACTAGAAAATGCAGTGGTAATGGTTCGATATTTAAATGAGGAATCGGACAAAGAAGATATAATATATGATTAACAAATATGTATTTTGGCACCCTCAGGAATAACTCCACAATTACATGCCTGTTCAATAAACCAATGAATCCCCTCAAATTCCAATGACGCAAGATTGTAGTATATGTCTTCAATACCTTCCAGCTGCGTTACAGATTCTTCAGGTATTTCTTCTGTTTTTAACATTCCCCGTTTTAACTCTGTTAAATTTTCTTTGGCGTTGTCCCATATATGCCCAAGAACATTCCGAATCTGCCTATAGTCGGAATCCCCACGACACAACCACACCCGGCATACCATCGGATAAATACTAACCTGTTTCCATAATTCTCCTATGTTGTAACTATATATACCCTCCTGTTCTTTCTTTTCCTTAATATCATCAATGAGCCATGCATCCTCATCTCCATTTCCTTCTCTGTTAATATTCAACAAATTTTCAACAGAATTTTTATTTAAAAGACGCCATACGACCTTTAACCAATCTTCCCAATGTCTATACTGCTCTCCAACAAAAATATTTTTTATCTCGTGAATTGGTTTCCGAGAATATAGAACAGGTGCAGGAACTCCTCCGGATGTAGCAATTCCGACTCCGGGTATTATGAGACTTTCAGGAAAATGAACAGCCATCAGCGGAGGACATAAAATTCCATCTACTTTCCCTTGAATAAAACTATCCCATAAAGCAGTTAGAGATAACCATTCAAATTGAGTAGAAGAAATTCTTTTAACCGCACGGATTAAGGGAACGGCTTCATACGAGAATAAAGCAGATAAACGAACCATATATTTGCCCTCAAAAATAGTGTTATTATTATTATACCTTACTAAACCTTTTTGTAAATCTTTTATCTTCATGAGACAAATTATTTTCATTTGGTAAAATTATTATAGATGTTTACTTATCCTACTCTTTCACAAAAATATGTTATTCTATAAATAGGTGTACTCTATGAAAATTATAGGACTTACTGGTGGTATAGCCAGTGGAAAAACAGAAGTAGCAAAAATATTTCAAAATCACGGGATTTATGTAATAAATTCAGATGAAATTGGACACCATGTTTTGTCTAATCCAGAAATCAAAGAAAAAATCGTCAGTATTTACGGAAAATCTATATTAAAAGATGGTCAAATAGACCGAGATAAGTTAGGACGCATTGTTTTTTCTAATCCCGAAGAAAGAAAACGAATTAACGAACTTATACATCCGTTGGTTATTGCCGATATAATGAATAGGATACAACAAGCCCAGCAACAAGGGCATGAAATAATTGTTATTGAATCAGCACTTATCGGAGAAGAAGAAAATCGTTTTCCCGAGTGGTTTAACGGCATTATATTGGTTATTTGTCCAGAGGAAATAAGGATACAACGACTTATGAATTTGCGAAAGCTTTCATACGAAGAAGCCAAACTACGAATTCAATCTCAAAGACTACCTGAAGAAAAAATAACTTTGGCTAAATGGCTAATTCATAACAATGATAACCTTACAAAATTAGAAGAAGAAACAGAAAAAATTATTAAGGAAATTTCCGATGTCGTTTGATAATACCCACATAGCCCGATGTTCCGAATGCGGGAGATTAATGCCTAAAAAGAGAGGAGTAACTCTTTGTTCTCGCTGTCTTGGGAAACAAGAAACCGCTCCTGTCCAAAAAGAAGAATTAATAAAACCTAAAATAATTATTACTCCCTCCGATGAAAGGGAACCCAATATTAATGAAGAAATAGAAGCAACCAACGAAGAGGAAAAAACTAAAGTCCGTATTTGCTCTATGTGTGGAAAACATCCAGCACTTCCTAATCGTAATTTATGTCTGAGTTGTGCTTTGGATATGTACAAAGGATTTCAATCTGCC
It encodes the following:
- a CDS encoding undecaprenyl-diphosphate phosphatase, coding for MIQDVINASFLAIIEGITEFLPISSTGHLILAENWFPLQGDKTFQDTFLVVIQFPAILAVLLYFYKTLLPPLNNTDEMKNWFFLWVKIGIAFIPAGILGFLLDDIIDYYLFNTTTVLISLIIGGIILIGIEKLQIGGKGYNQVTELTVLFCLGVGLFQCIAMIPGVSRSAATIIGAMIIGATRSVAVEFSFYLAIPTLLGAGGLKLLKHGFHFSFNEWIVLISGSIISFVVAYFVIAFFLKYIKTHDFKIFGIYRICLGIIIFIIFYLI
- a CDS encoding alpha-L-rhamnosidase C-terminal domain-containing protein, with the protein product MLDFLKEKDVRSRFNLFPVRVVWKSESLQNIDLEGLLSNPQKTVSIKYEGDEPPAFVLDFGREIHGGIQLGQGMVRDKTPLPLKITFGESVVEAMGEPDQDHAIHNGTVLLPWYGYNEVGTTGFRFVRIEMIKPKTEWLCTGIKAIVLIQDLEYLGSFNSSDEFLNKIWKTGAYTVHLCLQDYLWDGIKRDRLVWIGDMHVETVVLSYLFGYNATIEKSLDFVRDNTPLPGWMNGISSYSLWWVIIQEYWYFMFSRKEYMEQQRGYLKGLVQQMLKCVDENGKEILPEARFLDWSTAENKDAIHSGLQSLLYWAFTCAENLLRELNETDLVVQCSKIREQMKKYRAPEHQVKQSRALGVIAGLENPVRVNEECFKKDPLSGLSTFYGFYVLQAKAMAGDLAGGLDLIRNYWGPMLNMGATTFWEHFDVRWLEGDVVPIHEVVPQGKKSIHKDFGEHCYIGLRHSLCHGWASGPTAWLIQYILGIQPIAPSCKKIRIVPYLGDTLDYAEGAMPTPFGLVSLRHEKDKEGKIKTQFKAPKEVEIILAGSK
- a CDS encoding DUF1559 domain-containing protein, which encodes MSFKGFTLIELLVVIAIIGILAAILLPALARAREAARRSSCQNNLKQMGVIFNMYANEAKGEMFPYMKLFNCDGSFARDATFDGALLYPEYLTDVNILVCPSDSDAENVRKAFHKDNNLEQPVEPCRLARGSYYYFGWALHPDVVLIPGVQVPTDISQINLNDPLTTALQYVKTDIVLQAYKIYDSGVPLQERIDAKLKDLGPVPRLRMGIERFLITDINNPAASSKAASEIPVMWDEIAVYGGASTFNHVPGGGNCLYMDGHVEFLRWPSKYPADILGMLVSFLF
- a CDS encoding DUF1080 domain-containing protein: MGKKKIFLLMLIVLVLGIYIGVNFFYWADKILRKPIPIGEITKVPDEEGWIDLLSPENRGYWKNVTDDMNIFEIQDDGVLHIFGKTWYPLRYVGFSQRTFSDFQLHLEFKLTKRANSGVFLRSQINDPVYRGFEIQVLEDYGKPPNKNSCGAIYDITTPMYNMSFPVGQWNSYDITLQGSEVKVVMNGWLIVHTFLDKMTTPLGKFPVAYASLPKEGYLLLQDHGGEVWYRNIRIKPLS
- a CDS encoding HU family DNA-binding protein produces the protein MEPEKEAQANTLTKRDLVNQISEDLGFTQSDVAKTIEKALEIITRKLGEGKRWEIRNFGVFEVKKRAPRKGRNPKTGVVVDVPHRYVVTFKAGKELKKLLSDLSSNIQGTSSESQ
- the tsaB gene encoding tRNA (adenosine(37)-N6)-threonylcarbamoyltransferase complex dimerization subunit type 1 TsaB, which produces MRILSADTSTDVNTVAVLSDNELLGEISINAGKRHSERLVPLIDTLLTEVQLSIDDIHLLAISIGPGSFTGLRVGLSTWKGIALAKGLPLIGVPSLDAMTLLAPFYNTVVCPILDARMKEIFAGIYRFEGSQRKTICENFLGSIHNFIKLLKECKNTETIIFLGEGASLYQQILAENFPQSKFGECWWSHPRASAVGIEALSLWQKGYKKEVDEILPIYLRLSQPEEKRKKCLNPMT
- the rimI gene encoding ribosomal protein S18-alanine N-acetyltransferase, with the translated sequence MSEPYDIIISPQNVEINVFLLEEEHVDRVHAMEVESYPDAWSRELFLPEINNRAGKFFVFFIEDSLIGYAGYWLGGEEAHITKFTVAPAYRRQGLGTFFMNYLFEQVRKEGAQRIILEVREMNYPARSLYEKMGFHTIGIRIGYYARTLENAVVMVRYLNEESDKEDIIYD
- the coaE gene encoding dephospho-CoA kinase (Dephospho-CoA kinase (CoaE) performs the final step in coenzyme A biosynthesis.); the encoded protein is MKIIGLTGGIASGKTEVAKIFQNHGIYVINSDEIGHHVLSNPEIKEKIVSIYGKSILKDGQIDRDKLGRIVFSNPEERKRINELIHPLVIADIMNRIQQAQQQGHEIIVIESALIGEEENRFPEWFNGIILVICPEEIRIQRLMNLRKLSYEEAKLRIQSQRLPEEKITLAKWLIHNNDNLTKLEEETEKIIKEISDVV